The Primulina huaijiensis isolate GDHJ02 chromosome 12, ASM1229523v2, whole genome shotgun sequence genome has a window encoding:
- the LOC140990682 gene encoding gamma-glutamylcyclotransferase 2-1-like, with protein MVFWIFGYGSLVWNPGFEYDEKVIGYIRDYKRVFDLACIDHRGTPEHPARTCTLDEHEGAVCWGAAYCVRGGPEKEKEAMVYLERRECEYDRKTLVDFFKDEDSEMPFITGVIVFTSTPELSNKYYLGPAPLEDMAKQIATAFGPCGNNRDYLFKLEKALFDIGREDDSIIELANEVRKVLGIVGIVPKEIKVFGLSLVPHTATLSPRKTATVA; from the exons ATGGTATTCTGGATTTTTGGGTACGGGTCATTGGTGTGGAACCCAGGATTTGAGTATGACGAAAAGGTGATTGGGTACATCAGAGACTACAAACGTGTATTTGATCTGG CCTGCATTGATCACAGAGGTACTCCGGAACACCCAGCAAGAACCTGCACTTTGGACGAACATGAAGGAGCGGTCTGC TGGGGTGCTGCCTATTGCGTGCGTGGAGGGccggaaaaagaaaaagaagcaaTGGTG TACCTGGAACGAAGAGAATGTGAGTATGACAGAAAAACTTTGGTAGACTTTTTCAAG GATGAAGATTCGGAGATGCCCTTTATTACTGGGGTAATAGT GTTCACATCCACACCAGAATTATCGAATAAGTACTATCTCGGGCCTGCCCCCTTGGAGGACATGGCTAAGCAAATAGCAACTGCCTTTGGCCCCTGCGGGAACAATCGAGACTACCTTTTCAAGTTAGAGAAGGCGTTGTTTGATATTG GTCGTGAAGATGACAGCATTATCGAGCTCGCAAACGAGGTGAGAAAGGTCCTAGGAATTGTAGGAATCGTACCTAAGGAAATCAAGGTGTTTGGACTATCCCTCGTTCCACATACAGCTACTTTATCGCCTCGGAAAACTGCAACTGTTGCCTGA